The proteins below come from a single Rickettsia typhi str. Wilmington genomic window:
- the fmt gene encoding methionyl-tRNA formyltransferase: MKVIFMGTPEFAVPTLKKLIIHHEVKAVFTQQPKAKGRGLYLAKSPIHQLAFEHQIPVYSPSTLRNDETINLINKVDADIIVVIAYGFIVPKAILEAKKYGCLNIHPSDLPRHRGAAPLQRTIIEGDLKSSVCIMRMDSGLDTGDILLKEDLNLEKRITLDELSNRCAHLGAELLIQTLANIDNIVPVKQSSNGVTYAHKLTKAEGKINWYESAYSIDCKIRGMNPWPGAYFSYNDKIIKILEAEYLNYNHHFIPGTVISNKLEIACGSGILRVTKLQQESKKALNIEAFLRGTNILKDTILK; encoded by the coding sequence GTGAAAGTAATCTTTATGGGCACGCCAGAATTCGCTGTCCCAACTCTTAAAAAACTTATAATTCATCACGAAGTGAAAGCTGTTTTTACACAGCAACCTAAAGCTAAAGGTAGAGGACTATACTTAGCTAAATCCCCAATACATCAATTAGCATTTGAACATCAAATTCCTGTTTATAGCCCTTCTACTCTTCGTAATGATGAAACAATAAATCTCATTAATAAAGTTGATGCAGATATTATAGTTGTTATTGCGTATGGTTTTATTGTGCCAAAAGCTATATTAGAAGCGAAAAAATACGGCTGTCTTAATATCCATCCATCCGATTTACCTCGTCACAGAGGCGCGGCTCCTCTGCAACGTACTATTATAGAGGGTGACTTAAAAAGTAGTGTATGTATTATGCGTATGGATTCAGGGCTTGATACTGGTGATATATTGCTGAAAGAAGATTTGAATTTAGAAAAAAGAATAACATTGGATGAATTGTCTAATAGATGTGCTCATTTAGGAGCTGAATTACTCATCCAAACACTTGCAAATATTGATAATATAGTGCCAGTAAAACAATCAAGTAACGGTGTTACTTATGCTCATAAATTAACTAAAGCAGAAGGCAAAATTAATTGGTATGAATCCGCTTATTCTATTGACTGTAAAATAAGGGGTATGAATCCATGGCCCGGAGCATATTTTAGTTATAATGATAAAATAATTAAAATCCTTGAAGCAGAATATTTAAATTACAATCATCATTTTATTCCTGGTACTGTTATTAGCAATAAACTAGAAATCGCTTGTGGAAGTGGCATATTACGTGTAACAAAACTTCAGCAAGAGAGTAAAAAAGCTTTGAATATAGAAGCATTTTTACGTGGTACAAATATTTTAAAAGATACAATCTTAAAGTAA
- the queA gene encoding tRNA preQ1(34) S-adenosylmethionine ribosyltransferase-isomerase QueA: MKLSDFDFNVPNALIAQYPSSERDNSDLLIAGTKHIKTKFYNIIDYLKEGDLLVFNNSKVIKAKLHLGKNITINLNKKLSDNCWGAFAKPARKLNIGDEFYFDTHKIIITEKLAMGEIKVKFILNNISMIKFLDKYGEMPLPFYIKRTSSVCCSNMALFCDHDNTLKITSISHNSNTVNFRSTDSMIDSTNDNDRYQTIYSQIEGSVAAPTAGLHFTKDILDKLKTKGINTAFVTLHVGAGTFLPVKTENIHKHKMHTEYCSITAETAEIINKTKQKGRDIIAVGTTTLRTLESSCNNGIVKAGNFETDIFITPGFNFQIVDMLLTNFHFPKSTLFILICAFAGFKEMHALYKYAIKEKMRFFSYGDATLLYRKV, encoded by the coding sequence ATGAAACTATCTGATTTTGACTTTAATGTACCAAATGCTCTTATTGCACAATATCCATCTAGCGAGCGTGACAACTCAGATTTACTAATTGCCGGTACAAAGCATATTAAAACTAAATTTTACAATATAATAGATTACTTAAAAGAAGGTGATTTATTAGTATTTAATAATAGTAAAGTTATTAAAGCAAAGTTACATTTAGGGAAAAATATAACTATTAACTTAAATAAAAAATTATCGGATAATTGTTGGGGTGCTTTTGCTAAACCTGCACGTAAATTAAATATTGGTGATGAATTTTACTTTGATACACACAAAATAATTATTACCGAAAAACTTGCAATGGGTGAGATTAAAGTCAAGTTCATACTTAATAATATTTCTATGATTAAATTCTTAGATAAATATGGTGAGATGCCACTACCGTTTTATATTAAACGCACAAGTTCAGTATGTTGTTCCAATATGGCATTGTTCTGTGACCATGACAACACACTAAAGATCACATCGATATCACACAATAGTAATACTGTTAATTTCCGTTCAACTGACAGTATGATAGATAGTACAAACGATAATGATCGCTATCAAACAATCTATAGTCAAATAGAAGGTTCAGTTGCAGCACCAACTGCAGGATTACATTTTACAAAGGATATACTTGATAAACTAAAGACAAAAGGTATAAATACTGCTTTTGTAACTTTACATGTTGGAGCTGGCACTTTTTTACCTGTAAAAACTGAAAATATTCATAAGCATAAAATGCATACAGAATATTGTTCTATTACTGCCGAAACTGCTGAAATCATCAATAAAACAAAACAAAAAGGAAGAGACATTATTGCAGTCGGTACCACAACACTTAGAACACTTGAGAGTTCTTGTAATAACGGTATTGTAAAAGCAGGTAATTTTGAAACTGATATTTTTATAACTCCGGGTTTTAATTTTCAAATAGTCGATATGCTGCTGACCAATTTTCATTTTCCTAAATCTACTTTATTTATTCTTATATGTGCTTTTGCAGGATTTAAAGAAATGCATGCGTTATATAAATATGCTATAAAAGAAAAAATGCGTTTCTTTAGCTATGGCGATGCAACGCTTTTGTATAGGAAAGTATGA
- the uvrB gene encoding excinuclease ABC subunit UvrB has translation MNNFSIISAYKPAGGQPKAIDEIIAGLNSKKRSQMLLGITGSGKTFTMANIIERTNRPTLIMAHNKTLAAQIYLEMKSIFPKNAVEYFVSYYDYYQPEAYIVRTDTFIEKDSSINEQIDLMRHSATRSLLERRDVIVIASVSCIYGLGAPDLYYQMTVHLELGQSYPRDKLLNDLINLQYKRNDIGFERGCFRVKGDHIDIFPSHYSDKAWRLSFFGNELEYIHEFDPLTGEKLTQLDKAMVFGNSHFVMPQKTINNAISSIEVELQKHLDVLKSQDKLIEAKRLNQRTQYDLEMLTETGSCKGIENYSRFFTGRNAGEPPPTLFEYLPKDALLFLDESHVSIPQIRAMYNSDRARKEVLVEHGFRLPSALDNRPLKFEEWEKFRPQTVFVSATPGPFELEETGGTVVELIIRPTGLLDPECIIKPATNQVEDLISEIQTTITKGLRILVTTLTKKMAEDLTSYLQDLQYKTYYLHSNIHTLERIEILRDLRQGNIDILVGINLLREGIDIPECGLVAILDADKEGFLRSEVSLIQTIGRAARNSRGKVILYADKMTKSIDKAVSETLRRRQIQQEYNKKYGIIPKTINSAIHTLESLEEIHDNKLDKKQTNTLLNNPAKLKSYMDKLKKEMFKAASNLEFEQAAKLRNQLKTLEKAVLELS, from the coding sequence ATGAATAATTTTTCTATTATCTCAGCATATAAACCAGCAGGCGGTCAACCAAAAGCAATAGATGAAATTATAGCAGGGTTAAATAGTAAAAAACGCTCACAAATGTTGCTTGGTATTACAGGATCAGGTAAAACTTTTACTATGGCAAATATTATAGAAAGAACTAATAGACCTACTCTTATTATGGCTCATAATAAAACTTTAGCTGCACAAATCTATTTAGAAATGAAATCAATTTTTCCAAAGAATGCAGTTGAATATTTTGTCTCATATTATGATTATTATCAGCCAGAAGCTTATATAGTACGCACTGATACTTTCATCGAAAAAGATTCATCAATTAATGAACAGATTGATTTAATGCGTCATTCTGCTACAAGATCGTTATTAGAACGTCGTGATGTGATAGTAATTGCGTCTGTTTCGTGTATTTATGGACTTGGCGCTCCTGATTTATATTATCAGATGACTGTGCATTTAGAACTTGGTCAAAGCTATCCTCGTGATAAGTTACTAAATGATTTAATAAATCTGCAATATAAACGTAATGATATCGGATTTGAGCGTGGCTGTTTTAGGGTTAAAGGCGACCACATTGATATTTTTCCCTCACATTATAGCGATAAAGCTTGGCGTTTATCATTTTTCGGTAATGAACTCGAATATATTCATGAATTTGACCCATTAACAGGTGAGAAACTTACTCAGCTTGATAAAGCTATGGTTTTTGGTAATTCACACTTTGTTATGCCACAAAAAACAATAAATAATGCAATATCAAGCATTGAGGTAGAGTTGCAAAAACACTTAGATGTCTTAAAGTCACAAGATAAACTAATTGAAGCGAAAAGACTAAACCAGCGTACTCAATATGATCTTGAAATGTTAACAGAAACAGGTAGCTGTAAAGGAATTGAAAACTACTCTCGCTTTTTCACAGGACGTAATGCCGGTGAGCCTCCTCCTACATTATTCGAGTATTTACCTAAAGATGCTTTATTGTTTCTTGATGAAAGCCATGTATCAATACCACAAATTAGAGCGATGTATAACAGCGATCGAGCACGAAAAGAAGTGTTGGTAGAGCATGGATTTCGTTTACCTTCTGCACTTGATAACAGACCTTTAAAATTTGAAGAATGGGAAAAATTTAGACCACAAACTGTGTTTGTATCTGCAACTCCGGGACCATTCGAATTAGAAGAGACAGGTGGCACTGTAGTAGAGCTGATTATCAGACCTACAGGACTTCTAGATCCTGAATGTATTATCAAACCAGCTACTAACCAAGTTGAGGATTTAATTAGCGAAATTCAAACAACTATCACTAAAGGTTTACGTATCTTAGTCACTACATTAACAAAAAAAATGGCTGAAGATTTAACATCCTATTTGCAGGATCTGCAATATAAAACATATTATTTGCATTCCAATATACATACTCTAGAACGTATTGAAATATTAAGAGATTTAAGACAAGGTAATATCGATATTTTAGTAGGTATTAATCTATTAAGAGAGGGGATTGATATTCCTGAGTGCGGTTTAGTTGCGATACTTGATGCAGACAAAGAGGGATTTTTACGATCTGAAGTATCACTAATACAAACAATAGGAAGAGCTGCAAGAAATAGTAGAGGTAAAGTTATACTTTATGCAGATAAAATGACTAAATCTATAGATAAAGCTGTTAGTGAAACATTACGTAGAAGACAAATTCAACAGGAATATAATAAAAAATATGGTATAATTCCAAAAACTATCAATAGTGCTATTCATACTTTAGAATCACTTGAAGAAATCCATGATAATAAACTCGATAAAAAACAAACTAATACTTTATTGAATAATCCTGCTAAACTAAAATCTTACATGGATAAATTAAAAAAAGAAATGTTTAAAGCTGCAAGTAATCTTGAATTTGAACAAGCTGCAAAACTCCGTAACCAACTCAAAACTCTAGAAAAGGCAGTACTGGAGTTAAGCTAA
- the grxC gene encoding glutaredoxin 3: MNKSILHTIIIYTLASCPYCIKAKALLDKKNVIYEEIEVSNFTQEEKEAFIKKSGGKNTVPQIFIDNMHVGGCDDLFNLEQDGRLDKLLETQPKNKNSLTVSGA, encoded by the coding sequence ATGAATAAATCTATATTACACACAATTATTATTTATACTCTAGCTAGTTGTCCTTATTGCATAAAAGCTAAAGCGTTGCTTGATAAGAAAAATGTTATTTATGAGGAAATTGAAGTAAGTAATTTTACGCAAGAAGAGAAAGAAGCATTTATTAAGAAATCCGGTGGAAAAAATACTGTTCCACAGATCTTTATAGATAATATGCATGTTGGCGGGTGTGATGATTTATTTAATCTTGAACAAGATGGGAGGTTAGATAAATTGTTAGAAACTCAGCCTAAGAATAAGAATTCTTTGACCGTTTCTGGGGCGTAA
- a CDS encoding ABCB family ABC transporter ATP-binding protein/permease — protein sequence MPKNNNHKNAFYILLTYLWLKDFDIRLRIVTSLICLVIAKVINIFVPIVYKYIIDGLNQNLPLSVIIGVIIGYGVTKILVQIFSELRNIIFSKVGYQATRLVALNVFKHMHSLSMRFHITRKTGGLSRSIERGTKGIEAVLRYSLFNIFPTSLEIILVIGILWYLHGVWFAVTVLITMIVYVCYTLLISTWRIAFAREMNKSDNTANNRAIDSLLNFETVKYFNNEEYEAMKFNDALQTYEKSATKTTNSLSILNIGQDVIISLGLISLMILSVNAINQNKMMIGDLIMVNAYLFQLSIPLSILGFAYREIKNALVNMEDMFKLLDIPAEIQDSVDAKELIISKCEVSFNNVSFAYNKERTILHNITFTIESGKTIAVVGSSGAGKSTISRLLFRFYDINSGSIIIDNQDIRKVKQRSLRESIGIVPQDTVLFNDTIYYNIAYGNNAASYDEVIAASKNAHIHEFISVLPEGYATQVGERGLKLSGGEKQRIAIARTILKNPSIYVFDEATSSLDTKTEKLIQASLKEISANHTTLIIAHRLSTIVDADEIIVLDNGYIVERGNHKTLLKYQGYYAELWYKQQEECKQDTEL from the coding sequence ATGCCTAAAAATAACAATCACAAAAATGCGTTTTATATACTTCTTACATATTTATGGTTGAAGGATTTTGATATCAGATTACGTATTGTTACGTCTCTTATTTGTTTAGTTATAGCTAAAGTAATAAATATTTTTGTTCCAATTGTTTATAAATATATAATAGACGGACTAAATCAAAATTTACCTCTCTCAGTTATTATTGGTGTTATTATTGGATATGGTGTGACAAAAATACTTGTCCAAATTTTTAGTGAATTGCGAAATATAATTTTTTCAAAAGTTGGATATCAAGCAACACGCTTAGTAGCTTTAAATGTCTTTAAACACATGCATAGTTTAAGTATGCGTTTCCATATTACTAGAAAAACAGGTGGTTTAAGTAGGTCAATAGAACGTGGTACTAAAGGTATTGAAGCAGTGCTACGGTATTCATTATTTAATATTTTCCCGACAAGCTTAGAAATTATATTGGTCATCGGAATATTATGGTATCTTCATGGTGTATGGTTTGCAGTAACTGTCTTAATAACAATGATAGTTTATGTGTGTTATACTTTATTAATCAGTACTTGGCGTATTGCATTTGCAAGGGAAATGAACAAAAGCGATAACACTGCAAATAATAGAGCGATCGATAGTTTATTGAATTTTGAAACAGTTAAATATTTTAATAATGAAGAATATGAGGCGATGAAGTTTAATGATGCTTTGCAAACTTATGAAAAATCAGCTACTAAAACTACTAACAGTCTATCAATTTTGAATATTGGACAGGATGTCATAATATCATTAGGGCTTATTTCTTTAATGATACTTTCAGTAAATGCTATTAATCAAAATAAAATGATGATCGGCGATTTAATAATGGTTAATGCTTATCTATTTCAGTTATCAATTCCACTTTCAATACTTGGTTTCGCTTATAGAGAAATTAAAAATGCTCTAGTTAATATGGAAGATATGTTTAAGTTACTTGATATACCGGCAGAAATACAAGATTCAGTAGATGCTAAGGAGTTAATTATCTCAAAATGTGAGGTCAGTTTTAATAATGTTAGCTTTGCTTATAATAAGGAACGTACTATTTTGCATAATATCACTTTTACGATTGAGAGCGGTAAAACAATTGCAGTGGTAGGTAGTAGCGGTGCAGGTAAATCAACGATATCACGATTGCTTTTTAGGTTTTACGATATTAATAGTGGTAGTATTATTATAGATAATCAAGATATAAGAAAAGTTAAGCAACGCTCACTTCGTGAATCTATTGGGATTGTTCCACAAGATACGGTATTGTTTAATGATACGATATATTATAACATCGCATATGGTAATAATGCAGCTAGTTACGATGAAGTTATAGCCGCATCAAAAAATGCTCATATTCATGAATTTATTAGTGTGTTACCTGAAGGTTATGCAACACAGGTAGGCGAGAGAGGTTTAAAACTTTCAGGTGGTGAAAAACAACGTATTGCGATTGCAAGAACTATCTTAAAAAATCCATCAATATATGTTTTTGATGAAGCAACAAGTTCACTTGATACTAAAACTGAAAAGCTAATTCAAGCAAGTCTTAAAGAGATTTCAGCTAACCATACTACTCTTATCATCGCTCATAGATTATCGACTATTGTTGATGCAGATGAGATTATAGTTTTAGATAATGGTTATATAGTTGAACGAGGCAATCATAAAACATTGTTAAAATATCAAGGCTATTACGCTGAATTATGGTATAAACAGCAGGAGGAATGTAAACAAGATACAGAATTATAA
- the zapE gene encoding cell division protein ZapE — protein MIKCLNSFILNSKQIALLKELKTLAKEVNKSNSLFQFFNKHHLKNGIYLYGPVGSGKTLLMKSFFEVINISKTILHYQNFIHAIHKSMHKLQTEKQKDIIPKIAKNYAKQTKVLCIDEFEIKDITDAMIISRLFNELIKQNIFIFITSNTLPNNLYKDGLQRESFLPFIKIINNTFYIKYLDNQHDYRFDNKALGAKCSRIIYPLTLENKNKFKEIIIKISDNNFVAQNIQVLGRSIPFQKVYKRILVTDYNELFIRELSYIDYVNICQNFNIIIVENINTIDANDTNTAVRFINFIDNAYFYKVLLFMSLEDNPNKIYQGLARADEFKRTISRLNEMNSEAYLLNNNLRHSLSEIN, from the coding sequence ATGATTAAATGCTTGAATTCATTCATACTAAATTCAAAACAAATTGCTTTATTAAAAGAATTAAAAACACTAGCAAAAGAAGTTAATAAATCAAACAGTTTATTTCAATTCTTTAATAAACATCATTTAAAAAATGGAATTTATTTATACGGCCCAGTGGGCAGCGGTAAAACTTTGCTAATGAAGTCTTTTTTTGAAGTAATAAACATATCTAAAACCATTCTGCACTATCAGAACTTTATACATGCAATTCATAAATCTATGCATAAATTACAAACAGAAAAGCAAAAAGATATCATACCTAAAATTGCTAAAAACTATGCTAAACAAACTAAGGTATTATGTATAGATGAGTTTGAAATTAAAGATATTACTGATGCAATGATAATAAGTAGATTATTTAATGAATTAATAAAGCAAAATATTTTTATTTTTATAACCTCTAACACTCTTCCAAATAATCTTTACAAAGACGGATTACAAAGAGAATCTTTTTTACCTTTTATAAAGATCATCAATAATACATTTTACATAAAATATTTAGATAATCAGCATGATTATCGATTTGATAATAAAGCATTAGGAGCTAAATGCTCAAGGATAATTTACCCTTTAACTTTAGAAAATAAAAACAAATTTAAAGAAATCATCATAAAAATTAGTGATAATAATTTCGTTGCTCAAAATATACAGGTTTTAGGTAGGTCAATACCCTTCCAAAAAGTATATAAACGAATATTAGTAACAGATTATAATGAATTATTTATAAGAGAATTAAGCTATATAGATTATGTTAATATTTGCCAAAATTTTAACATTATTATAGTGGAAAACATTAATACCATTGATGCTAACGATACAAATACAGCCGTTAGATTTATCAATTTTATTGATAATGCCTATTTCTACAAAGTACTTTTATTTATGAGCTTAGAAGATAATCCAAATAAAATATACCAGGGTCTAGCACGAGCAGACGAATTCAAACGTACTATATCAAGATTAAATGAAATGAATAGCGAAGCTTATTTATTAAATAATAATTTAAGACATTCATTATCTGAAATCAATTAA
- the gyrA gene encoding DNA topoisomerase (ATP-hydrolyzing) subunit A: MTDKYSSNLVPVNIEDEMKASYLDYAMSVIVSRAIPDVRDGLKPVHRRIIYSMYEAGNHASKPYRKSARIVGDVMGKYHPHGDSAIYDSLVRMTQDFSLRLPLVDGQGNFGSMDGDAAAAMRYTESRMSKVAHKLVEDIDKGTVSFNINYDGSEEEPSVLPAMFPNLLVNGSGGIAVGMATNIPPHNLGEIIDACCLYIDNNDIEILDLLEVVKGPDFPTGSMILGISGIRSAYLTGRGSIIMRGKAEIENIGNSRQAIIITEIPYMVNKARLVEKIAEMVKEKRIEGISDLRDESNKNGVRIFIELKKDVVAEVVLNQIYACTQLQTNFGVIMLALKDGLPKVMNLKEVIAAFVSFREVVITNRTIYLLNKARDRAHILLGLAIAISNIDEIIYIIKASNDTNLAKQELMDRQWEVLDILPLIKLVDDKVMLNERGKLSFTEVQAKAILEMKLQRLTAMEKNKLEQDLKHLATEIAEYLNILDSRTRLLEILKEELIKVKEEFAVPRLTAIEFGEFDQDIEDLIQREEMVVTVTLGGYIKRVPLSSYRSQKRGGKGRSGLSMRDEDITMQVFVGSTHTPMLFFSNIGKVYSLKLYKLPLSNPQGKGRPMVNILPLQENEHITNIMPLPENQDEWDHLNIMFATAKGNIRRSDLLDFKKIQLNGKIAIRLDEDDKLIDVKPCKEDEHILLATKAGKALRFPVESLRIIKSRISDGVRGMKLAKEDSVISMTVLKGINSTKEDRDAYLTVPWEKRLKIAKGEEFNLEALGVHLNADSILEMANSEEFILTVTENGFGKRSSAYGYRITDRGGSGIINMDINDKTGLVVGVMPVKMDDELMLITNSGKLIRCKLESVRITGRNTSGVILFKLDDDEKVVSVSLIAETSESGEDSELVEDGLESAENM, encoded by the coding sequence GTGACTGATAAATATTCTTCTAATTTAGTACCGGTAAATATCGAAGATGAGATGAAAGCATCTTATCTTGATTATGCTATGAGCGTTATAGTAAGTAGAGCTATACCAGATGTTCGTGATGGTTTAAAGCCTGTGCATCGCAGAATTATCTATTCCATGTATGAAGCCGGTAATCATGCTAGCAAACCTTATAGAAAATCTGCACGAATAGTTGGTGACGTTATGGGTAAATACCATCCTCATGGTGATAGTGCTATTTATGATTCGTTAGTACGTATGACTCAAGATTTTTCTTTGCGTCTGCCGCTTGTAGATGGACAAGGTAATTTCGGCTCAATGGATGGTGATGCAGCGGCTGCGATGAGATATACTGAATCTCGCATGTCTAAAGTTGCACATAAGCTTGTAGAGGATATTGATAAAGGAACTGTCAGTTTTAACATTAATTATGACGGTTCTGAAGAAGAGCCATCCGTACTACCTGCAATGTTTCCCAATTTATTGGTTAATGGTAGTGGAGGTATTGCAGTTGGTATGGCAACTAACATTCCGCCTCATAATCTTGGTGAGATTATTGATGCGTGCTGTTTATATATAGATAATAATGATATAGAAATATTAGATTTACTAGAAGTTGTTAAAGGACCAGATTTCCCTACAGGATCAATGATTTTAGGCATTAGTGGTATTAGATCTGCATATCTTACTGGTAGAGGTAGTATCATTATGCGCGGTAAAGCTGAGATTGAGAACATCGGTAATAGCCGTCAAGCAATTATTATTACTGAAATACCGTATATGGTCAATAAAGCAAGGCTTGTTGAAAAAATTGCTGAAATGGTTAAGGAAAAACGTATAGAAGGTATAAGTGATTTACGCGATGAATCGAATAAAAATGGTGTAAGGATTTTTATTGAGTTAAAGAAAGACGTAGTTGCAGAAGTAGTCTTAAATCAAATATATGCATGTACTCAGCTACAAACTAACTTTGGTGTTATTATGCTCGCTCTTAAAGACGGGTTACCGAAAGTGATGAATTTAAAAGAAGTAATTGCAGCTTTTGTTAGTTTTAGAGAAGTGGTAATTACTAATCGTACTATATATTTGCTAAATAAAGCAAGAGATAGAGCACATATTTTACTAGGGTTGGCTATTGCCATTAGTAATATAGATGAAATAATATATATTATTAAAGCTTCAAATGATACGAATTTAGCTAAACAAGAATTAATGGATAGACAGTGGGAAGTATTAGATATCTTACCTCTTATAAAATTGGTTGATGATAAAGTAATGTTAAATGAGCGAGGTAAATTGAGTTTTACTGAGGTACAAGCTAAAGCAATCTTAGAAATGAAGCTGCAACGTCTAACTGCTATGGAGAAAAACAAGCTTGAACAAGATTTAAAACACCTCGCTACGGAGATTGCCGAATATCTTAATATACTCGACTCTCGTACAAGGTTACTTGAAATTTTAAAAGAAGAGCTAATTAAAGTTAAAGAAGAATTTGCAGTTCCTCGTCTTACTGCGATTGAATTCGGTGAGTTTGATCAAGATATAGAAGATTTAATTCAGCGTGAAGAAATGGTCGTAACAGTAACGCTTGGTGGTTATATCAAACGTGTACCTTTAAGTAGCTATCGTTCACAAAAACGTGGAGGTAAGGGTAGATCTGGTCTTTCAATGCGAGATGAGGATATTACCATGCAAGTTTTTGTCGGTAGTACTCATACGCCAATGTTATTTTTCTCAAATATAGGTAAGGTTTATAGCTTGAAGCTTTATAAATTACCTTTAAGTAATCCGCAAGGTAAGGGTAGACCAATGGTTAATATATTACCATTGCAAGAAAATGAACATATTACAAATATCATGCCGTTACCAGAAAATCAGGATGAGTGGGATCATTTAAATATTATGTTCGCAACTGCAAAAGGTAATATCAGAAGAAGTGACTTATTAGATTTTAAAAAGATTCAGTTAAATGGTAAAATTGCTATTAGGCTTGATGAAGACGATAAATTAATAGACGTAAAACCATGTAAAGAAGATGAGCATATTTTACTTGCTACCAAAGCAGGTAAAGCTTTAAGATTTCCTGTTGAATCTTTGCGTATTATTAAGAGTCGTATTTCTGATGGGGTGCGCGGTATGAAGCTTGCTAAAGAGGATTCTGTAATTTCTATGACTGTACTTAAAGGCATTAACAGTACAAAAGAGGATAGAGATGCTTATTTAACAGTACCATGGGAAAAAAGGCTTAAGATCGCTAAAGGTGAGGAGTTTAACCTTGAAGCATTAGGTGTACATTTGAATGCAGATTCGATTTTAGAAATGGCCAATTCGGAAGAATTCATCTTGACAGTTACAGAGAACGGTTTTGGTAAAAGAAGCTCGGCATATGGTTATAGAATTACTGATCGTGGTGGTAGTGGTATAATAAATATGGATATTAACGATAAAACAGGTTTAGTCGTTGGTGTGATGCCAGTTAAAATGGATGATGAGTTAATGCTGATCACAAATAGTGGTAAGTTAATTCGCTGTAAACTTGAGTCGGTACGTATTACGGGTCGTAACACTAGTGGTGTAATTCTGTTTAAATTAGATGATGATGAAAAAGTAGTATCTGTTTCTTTAATAGCTGAAACTTCTGAAAGCGGAGAAGATAGTGAATTAGTGGAAGATGGATTAGAGAGTGCTGAAAATATGTAG
- the def gene encoding peptide deformylase yields the protein MSIYSIVTAPDERLKQKSKPVLECTDQTRKFMHDMLETMYNANGAGLAAVQVGVLQRILVIDIKAHDPVERPKDFYPLFIVNPEIIEQSTELVTANEGCISLPEQRIEVMRPESVKIRYLDYHGKSQELKANDWLARVIQHEYDHLEGKLMVDYLSNLKRDVVLRKLKKLKNNIV from the coding sequence ATGTCAATATACTCGATAGTAACCGCACCTGATGAAAGATTAAAGCAAAAATCTAAGCCTGTTTTAGAATGTACCGATCAAACACGAAAATTTATGCATGATATGCTTGAAACTATGTACAATGCAAATGGTGCAGGGCTTGCAGCAGTACAAGTAGGTGTCTTGCAACGTATTTTAGTAATTGATATAAAAGCACATGATCCAGTAGAAAGACCGAAAGATTTTTATCCACTTTTTATAGTGAATCCTGAAATAATTGAACAATCAACAGAGTTAGTTACTGCTAATGAAGGTTGTATCTCATTACCAGAACAACGTATTGAGGTGATGCGACCGGAGTCTGTAAAGATAAGATATTTAGATTATCATGGTAAATCGCAAGAGCTGAAAGCAAATGATTGGCTTGCAAGAGTTATTCAGCATGAGTATGATCATTTGGAAGGTAAGCTTATGGTTGATTATTTAAGTAATTTAAAACGGGATGTAGTACTTCGTAAGCTTAAAAAACTTAAAAATAATATAGTGTGA